From a region of the Phycisphaerales bacterium genome:
- a CDS encoding tetratricopeptide repeat protein, whose amino-acid sequence MSRRKQKRITLLVGVPVVLAVAVGSAYAFKEVHRNRKMDVSLREGTAAYEAGDYPGTMDKLGYYISQNRKDPKALLMIANARKSVPLENRRHIAEAIPYAKLASEAAPDDVAALELLLDLYSQANYRTEALQTADRLLKITPAHNEALRVKAFLLASTGKWPEAIEVAKKRAAAYPDDVDANKDLVGMMASGNVSKDEIAAFADSLAAGKPDEPRYVVMQAAVYAHKNENAKAVILAKKAAAMPMTSPRAAEEVLALLDLFSNIDSTLHPLGDELLQRELQCKFSQDIAVVAAQRSWKHGNTTAALQSIAKACDPTNLKAAKDNALGWAAYFQLVSGKKLDSAEVAPLTAELKARSTKEALYWGEILEAQSLVTAGKPQDARPHLVAARGYAPQSDLAEFIEGDVDQRVGEWRQAAARLKLLVRDQPTWRVARVTLVNILLMNGDVNQAVAEAEGAIKARQGPAEYTMLARAYTRLVEGDQGSTDKIERITRFADQIVASDSKDLELKALAARIYLAVNRQGEAETIVRSLLEASPPPESSVLSALSAALRRRNPALSEQVLARAAADAETPELALQSALQLADNGQREQGRALLERSIQRNKGSREVEYTVRLAMYLDYLNDPGALALYTRLADENPSTAWVQAALLDSQCAWKDEQTVTTAIERLRNVTGKGGSGWKLQEARRLLTFNPSQQRASQVVQLVAEVLKTDPRNLMGLALYAEAQILLGDRNSAIELLAQAVDADADRPMFYPRLVELLQQSGRTEEAARRLLAFTKVPRLTPEMIRRRARLLSAQGMWDHALADYSQLIKSGSVEDRYSYAAVLYRKGDVNAARAVLDELAAAKDLSELVVIQIADFYASQGDFDKGRQVLEQKLPATSNANRSLILATFFDRHKHPELAEQQYIEQAKDNKAESVAELAAFYFKQRRLADAQKALDRGLAIDANNPRLRQIKGFMALGQGEGANNAQVMAEIVDAMNNANADPALRRLAQAIQEFEQDPRQVAEWVAKLEALTRDHPAFFPGWRFLVQARMQRGQVREAVDASRAALKAMPIDPRPAQLATEVLVEARMLDEALVTADAWGQRLGAESYEPDMVRGAILAMLGRYPEALQKMDRWRNRIISEADKNPGPLGQYAEVLAAVGREADAKSLIWPRIDTGEAWALTALRVAEKLEGKQQTEWLGRIEPILLTQNTTRVELGRVLYSAGSKRSDKAAFAKAVEVMRPALDDTRTRTPAALYSAGCEEGRGNRAEAIRLYRVAMEQLPNDPPLLNNLAYLLCDSPDTVGEAVKLSARAVELSERSVAGPQLRKAFLETHGVCLLRANQAKDAESAFRKAIDLDPSGIEAGVGLAEALVAQERGTEARPILDRIESSPNKPTDAKVLERIKALRAKLG is encoded by the coding sequence ATGTCTCGAAGGAAGCAGAAGCGCATCACGCTGCTGGTGGGCGTGCCGGTCGTGCTCGCCGTCGCCGTAGGAAGCGCCTACGCGTTCAAGGAAGTCCACCGCAACCGCAAGATGGACGTCTCCCTGCGCGAGGGCACCGCCGCCTATGAGGCCGGCGACTACCCCGGCACGATGGACAAGCTGGGCTACTACATCAGCCAGAACCGCAAGGACCCCAAGGCCCTGCTGATGATCGCCAACGCCCGCAAGAGCGTGCCGCTGGAGAACCGCCGTCATATCGCCGAGGCGATCCCCTACGCCAAGCTCGCCAGCGAGGCGGCGCCTGACGACGTCGCCGCCCTCGAACTCCTGCTCGACCTCTACTCCCAGGCCAACTACCGCACCGAGGCGCTCCAGACCGCCGACCGACTCCTCAAGATCACGCCTGCGCACAACGAGGCCCTCCGTGTCAAGGCGTTCCTCCTGGCCAGCACCGGCAAGTGGCCCGAGGCCATCGAGGTCGCCAAGAAGCGCGCCGCCGCCTACCCCGACGACGTCGACGCCAACAAGGACCTCGTCGGCATGATGGCCTCGGGCAACGTCAGCAAGGACGAGATCGCCGCCTTCGCCGACTCTCTCGCGGCTGGCAAGCCCGACGAGCCCCGCTACGTCGTCATGCAGGCAGCCGTCTACGCCCACAAGAATGAGAACGCCAAGGCCGTCATCCTCGCCAAGAAGGCGGCGGCGATGCCCATGACTTCCCCCCGCGCGGCGGAAGAGGTCCTCGCCCTCCTCGACCTCTTCAGCAACATCGACTCGACCCTCCACCCGCTCGGAGACGAGCTCCTCCAGCGCGAGCTCCAGTGCAAGTTCTCGCAGGACATCGCCGTCGTCGCCGCCCAGCGCTCCTGGAAGCACGGCAACACCACGGCCGCCCTCCAGTCCATTGCCAAGGCCTGCGACCCCACCAACCTCAAGGCCGCCAAGGACAACGCCCTCGGCTGGGCCGCGTACTTCCAGCTCGTCAGCGGCAAGAAGCTCGACAGCGCCGAAGTCGCCCCGCTCACGGCCGAGCTCAAGGCCCGCAGCACCAAGGAAGCCCTCTACTGGGGCGAGATCCTCGAGGCTCAGTCTCTCGTCACCGCCGGCAAGCCCCAGGACGCGCGCCCGCACCTGGTCGCCGCCCGCGGCTACGCACCCCAGAGCGACCTCGCCGAGTTCATCGAGGGCGACGTTGACCAACGCGTCGGCGAGTGGCGCCAGGCCGCGGCCCGCCTCAAGCTCCTCGTCCGGGATCAGCCGACGTGGCGCGTCGCCCGCGTCACGCTCGTCAACATCCTGCTGATGAACGGCGACGTCAACCAGGCGGTTGCCGAGGCCGAGGGAGCAATCAAGGCCCGCCAGGGTCCCGCCGAGTACACCATGCTCGCCCGCGCTTACACCCGTCTGGTCGAAGGAGACCAGGGCAGCACCGACAAGATCGAGCGCATCACCCGTTTCGCCGACCAGATCGTCGCCAGCGATTCCAAGGACCTCGAGCTCAAGGCCCTCGCCGCCCGCATTTACCTCGCCGTCAACCGCCAGGGCGAGGCCGAGACCATTGTGCGCTCGCTGCTCGAAGCCAGCCCACCGCCCGAATCCTCCGTCCTCTCCGCACTCTCCGCCGCGCTCCGTCGGCGCAATCCAGCGCTGAGCGAGCAGGTGCTCGCCCGCGCCGCCGCCGACGCCGAGACCCCCGAGCTCGCCCTCCAATCGGCCCTCCAACTCGCCGACAACGGCCAGCGCGAACAGGGCCGCGCCCTCCTCGAGCGCTCCATCCAGCGCAACAAGGGCTCGCGCGAGGTCGAGTACACCGTCCGCCTGGCGATGTACCTGGACTACCTCAACGACCCCGGCGCCCTCGCCCTCTACACCCGCCTCGCCGACGAAAACCCCAGCACCGCGTGGGTGCAGGCGGCGCTGCTCGATTCCCAGTGCGCCTGGAAGGATGAGCAGACCGTCACCACCGCCATCGAGCGCCTCCGCAACGTCACCGGCAAGGGCGGCAGCGGCTGGAAGCTCCAGGAGGCCCGCCGCCTCCTCACCTTCAACCCCAGCCAGCAGCGCGCGTCGCAGGTGGTGCAGCTCGTTGCCGAGGTCCTCAAGACCGACCCGCGCAACCTCATGGGCCTCGCCCTCTACGCAGAAGCCCAGATCCTGCTCGGCGACCGCAACAGCGCCATCGAGCTGCTCGCCCAGGCCGTCGACGCCGACGCCGACCGCCCCATGTTCTACCCGCGCCTGGTCGAGCTGCTCCAGCAGTCCGGCCGCACCGAGGAGGCCGCCCGCCGGCTGCTCGCCTTCACCAAGGTCCCGCGCCTCACGCCCGAGATGATCCGCCGCCGCGCCCGCCTGCTCTCGGCACAGGGCATGTGGGACCACGCCCTGGCCGACTACTCGCAGCTCATCAAGAGCGGCAGCGTTGAGGACAGGTACTCCTACGCCGCCGTGCTCTACCGCAAGGGCGACGTGAACGCCGCCCGCGCCGTGCTCGATGAGCTCGCCGCCGCCAAGGACCTCTCCGAGCTCGTGGTCATCCAGATCGCCGACTTCTACGCCAGCCAGGGCGACTTCGACAAGGGCCGCCAGGTCCTCGAGCAGAAGCTCCCCGCCACTTCCAACGCCAACCGCTCCCTTATCCTCGCCACCTTCTTCGACCGCCACAAGCACCCCGAGCTTGCGGAGCAGCAGTACATCGAGCAGGCCAAGGACAACAAGGCCGAGTCCGTCGCCGAGCTCGCCGCCTTCTACTTCAAGCAGCGCCGCCTTGCCGACGCCCAGAAGGCCCTCGACCGCGGCCTTGCCATCGACGCCAACAACCCCCGCCTCCGCCAGATCAAGGGCTTCATGGCGCTGGGCCAGGGCGAAGGCGCCAACAACGCCCAGGTCATGGCCGAGATCGTCGACGCGATGAACAACGCCAACGCCGACCCCGCGCTCCGCCGCCTCGCGCAGGCTATCCAGGAGTTCGAGCAGGACCCACGCCAGGTCGCCGAGTGGGTTGCGAAGCTTGAAGCCCTCACGCGCGACCACCCCGCCTTCTTTCCCGGCTGGCGCTTCCTGGTGCAGGCCCGCATGCAGCGAGGCCAGGTCCGCGAAGCCGTCGACGCCTCCCGCGCCGCCCTCAAAGCCATGCCCATCGACCCGCGCCCGGCGCAACTCGCGACCGAAGTCCTCGTTGAGGCACGAATGCTCGACGAGGCCCTCGTCACCGCCGACGCCTGGGGCCAGCGCCTCGGAGCCGAGTCCTACGAGCCCGACATGGTCCGCGGCGCCATCCTCGCCATGCTCGGCCGCTACCCCGAAGCGCTCCAGAAGATGGACCGCTGGCGCAACCGCATCATCAGCGAAGCGGACAAAAACCCCGGCCCGCTCGGCCAGTACGCCGAGGTGCTCGCCGCCGTTGGGCGCGAGGCGGACGCCAAGTCCCTCATCTGGCCCCGTATCGACACCGGCGAGGCGTGGGCGCTCACCGCTCTCCGAGTGGCCGAGAAGCTCGAGGGCAAGCAGCAGACCGAGTGGCTCGGACGCATCGAGCCCATCCTCCTTACGCAGAACACGACCCGCGTCGAGCTCGGGCGCGTCCTCTACTCCGCCGGCAGCAAGCGCTCGGACAAAGCCGCGTTCGCCAAGGCCGTCGAGGTCATGCGTCCCGCCCTCGACGACACCCGCACCCGGACGCCCGCGGCCCTCTACTCAGCCGGCTGCGAGGAGGGCCGGGGCAACCGCGCCGAGGCCATCCGCCTCTACCGCGTCGCCATGGAGCAGCTGCCCAACGACCCGCCCCTGCTCAACAACCTCGCCTACCTGCTGTGCGACAGCCCGGACACAGTCGGCGAGGCCGTGAAACTCTCTGCCCGCGCCGTCGAGCTCTCTGAACGCTCGGTCGCCGGCCCGCAGCTCCGAAAGGCCTTCCTCGAAACGCACGGCGTCTGCCTCCTCCGCGCCAACCAGGCGAAGGACGCCGAGTCCGCCTTCCGTAAGGCCATCGACCTCGACCCCAGCGGTATCGAAGCCGGCGTCGGCCTTGCCGAAGCGCTCGTGGCCCAGGAGCGCGGGACCGAGGCCCGCCCGATCCTCGACCGCATCGAGTCCTCGCCCAACAAGCCGACTGACGCCAAGGTTCTAGAGCGCATCAAGGCGCTCCGTGCCAAGCTCGGCTGA
- a CDS encoding sugar transferase: protein MITVAPKPVSATAGKPGQRADTAPLGRVWGLTPAELHDRYWASKRIQVVRLGGGSYAPKGPGMYLLIEPSQLVIFDLKQVMKPFNAVHPRAARVRIRDEADQSYTETVLADKDDRFIAIRRNYRARTHSTARVWMTPDPTLASIWASAVTLQQARKDIKKACGPRRMISVTGSGRVFGVSKEAVACTHVLMQRWKAPSGLIDDIYEYQPGVWLHEDTDVPAGVRFVAPVWGGAGLKLTPGQVYIGPHAVGDAPGAHKPVGDIKWEDLEIPAYRLLPQVPRRRIGRVFKRAFDIVFSLLVLIATAPLYPLIIFAIWLEDGWPPFFAHTRQTIHGRSFPCFKFRTMFRNAEHLKARLVGANVCDGPQFYIADDPRVLKVGKFLRKYQLDEIPQFWNVLLGHMSVVGPRPSPDKENQFCPAWREARLSVRPGITGLWQVRRTREPQTDFQEWIRYDLEYVQHASWKLDLWIIMLTIRKVLGG, encoded by the coding sequence GTGATCACCGTCGCTCCCAAACCCGTGTCAGCCACCGCCGGCAAGCCAGGCCAGCGCGCCGACACCGCCCCGCTGGGGCGCGTGTGGGGCCTCACGCCCGCCGAGCTCCACGACCGCTACTGGGCGTCCAAGCGCATCCAGGTCGTGCGCCTGGGGGGCGGCTCCTACGCCCCCAAGGGCCCGGGCATGTACCTGCTCATCGAGCCCAGCCAGCTCGTGATCTTTGACCTCAAGCAGGTGATGAAGCCCTTCAACGCCGTGCACCCACGGGCCGCCCGCGTCCGCATCCGCGACGAGGCCGACCAGTCCTACACCGAGACCGTCCTGGCCGACAAGGACGATCGCTTCATCGCCATCCGCCGCAACTACCGCGCCCGCACCCACTCCACCGCCCGCGTGTGGATGACCCCCGACCCCACGCTTGCCAGCATCTGGGCGAGCGCCGTCACCCTGCAGCAGGCCCGCAAAGACATCAAGAAAGCGTGCGGCCCCCGCCGCATGATTTCCGTCACCGGCTCCGGGCGTGTCTTCGGCGTCAGCAAGGAAGCGGTCGCCTGCACCCACGTCCTCATGCAGCGCTGGAAGGCCCCCAGCGGCCTCATCGACGACATCTACGAGTACCAGCCCGGCGTCTGGCTGCACGAGGACACCGACGTCCCCGCCGGCGTGCGCTTTGTCGCCCCCGTCTGGGGCGGCGCCGGCCTGAAGCTCACCCCCGGCCAGGTCTACATCGGCCCCCATGCGGTCGGCGACGCCCCCGGCGCCCACAAGCCTGTCGGCGACATCAAGTGGGAAGACCTTGAGATCCCCGCCTACCGCCTGCTCCCACAGGTGCCGCGCCGCCGCATCGGACGCGTCTTCAAGCGCGCCTTCGACATCGTGTTCAGCCTGCTCGTGCTCATCGCCACCGCCCCGCTCTACCCCCTCATCATCTTCGCCATCTGGCTCGAGGACGGTTGGCCCCCCTTCTTCGCCCACACCCGCCAGACCATCCACGGCCGCTCGTTCCCCTGCTTCAAGTTCCGCACGATGTTCCGCAATGCCGAGCACCTCAAGGCCCGGCTGGTCGGCGCCAACGTGTGCGACGGCCCGCAGTTCTACATCGCCGACGACCCGCGCGTCCTCAAGGTCGGCAAGTTCCTCCGCAAGTACCAGCTCGACGAAATCCCCCAGTTCTGGAACGTCCTCCTCGGCCACATGAGCGTGGTGGGCCCGCGCCCCTCCCCCGACAAGGAGAACCAGTTCTGCCCCGCGTGGCGCGAGGCCCGCCTCAGCGTGCGCCCGGGCATCACCGGGCTCTGGCAGGTCCGCCGCACGCGCGAGCCGCAGACCGACTTCCAGGAGTGGATCCGTTACGATCTCGAATACGTCCAGCACGCGAGCTGGAAGCTCGATCTCTGGATCATCATGCTCACGATCAGAAAAGTGCTCGGAGGGTGA